CCCTGATCAGCGAGCGCGACCGCTACATGACGCTGCGCCTTGGCGAGGAGAGCCCGCCGGGACGTTACCGTCATGTGCTGGTGGTAATCGGCGCCGGCCACCTCAAGGGCATGGCCGAGCATCTACACACCCCGCTACCCGCCGAGCCGCGCACCGAGCGCGAAACGCTGGAAGCGTCGCCACCACCCTCAAAGCTCTGGAAGATCTTGCCTTGGGCGATTACCGCCCTGGTGCTGATCGGCTTCGGCATCGGCTTCTCGCGCAACACCGATCTGGGCTGGCAACTGGTGATCGAGTGGTTCCTGATCAATGGCGTGCTGTCGGCGGCAGGCACCATCATCGCCCTGGCCCACCCGATCACCGTGGTGGCGACCTTCTTCGCCGCCCCGCTGACCTCGCTCAACCCCACCATCGGGGCCGGCTTCGTTGCCGCCGGGGTGGAGCTGTTCATGCGCAAGCCCAAGGTCAGCGACTTCTCGCAGCTACGCCATGACGTCATCTCGCCGCGTGGCTGGTGGCGTAACCGGGTATCGCGCACCCTGCTGGTCTTCATGCTGGCGACCGCCGGCTCGGCGATCGGCACCTGGGTGGCGGGGTTCCGTATCGCCGGGGCGCTGCTGGGCAACTAGCCTCAGCGGCTCGCGGTGCCTGCGGCCGTCGCCAGTACATGGCGACGGCCGCTCTCTTACGATCGATTAACATTTTCGCGCTACTCCTGCCTCTGCCTGATCTCTCCCCGCCACAGTAGCGCCATCACGGTGCATGAGCGGGATTGTGAGCCCTCTGCCAAAACGATAAATTCTCACAAAACATAAACCAACATAAAAAATCGATTTTATGGCATGCCCGTTGCATCGTTCAGTGAGCAACCCTGATCCCAACAATTCAAATGCATGGGTGAAACATGTCACTGTCTCGACGCAAGTTCCTCGCTACCGCTGCCGTATCCTCCACCGCCGGACTGATCATGGGGGCGCCCGCCATTGCGCGTGCTCAGTCGTCCGAAACGTTCCAGTGGCGCATGACCAACGCCTACGGCCCCGGCTCGCCCTTCTATGTCGAAGGCCCGGGCAGCCCTACCGACATCATTCGCAAGATCAACGCCATGTCCGGCGGACGACTGAACATTCAGCACTTCGCCGCCGGTGAACTAATCCCTGCCTTCGAAGGCTTCGAGGCGGTGCAGAGCGGCACCATCGAGATGAATGCCGCCAACAGCTACTTCTGGTCCGGCACCACCTTTGCCGCGCAGTACTTCACCACCGTGCCCTTCGGCATGAGTTACATGGGTCACATGGCCTGGCTCTACCATGGCGGCGGCCTCGAGCTGTGGCAGGAGGTCTACGAGCCCTACGGCCTGATGGCCCTGCCCATGAACAATACCGGCGTGCAGATGACCGGCTGGTTCCGCGAGCCGATCGAGGATGTCAGCCAGCTCAACGGCCTGCGCATGCGCATTCCGGGGCTGGCAGGCCAAGTCTATGCCGCGCTCGGTGTGGATGCTCGGGTGCTGCCGGGCGGCGAGATATTCCCTGCGCTGGAGCGTGGCGTGATCGATGCCGCCGAATTCGTCGGCCCCTACCAGGATCGCCGGCTGGGGCTGCAGAACGCCGCCAGGTACTACCACACCACCGGCTGGCACGAACCCGCCACCACCGGCGAGCTGCTGATCTCGAAGCGCCACTGGGATGCGTTACCCGAGGATCTGCAGATGATCGTGCGCAGCGCCTGCCAAGCCGCATGCCTGGAGAGTCTGACCTGGTCGGAGGCGGTGAATGGCGAGGCACTGACGGATCTGGTCGAGAACCACGGCGTGACGGCAACGGTGCTCCCCGAGCCGGTGGTGGCGGCACTGCGTGA
This DNA window, taken from Halomonas sp. TA22, encodes the following:
- a CDS encoding TraB/GumN family protein codes for the protein MTHSQDITASAPEPAAPPSGGPRQTVRIGDTRYTLLGTAHVSAESANEVRDLIRSGEYDAVAIELCASRHQSLIEPNALATQDLFEVFRQGKAGMVAASLALGAFQQRVAEQSGIEPGAEMRAALEESQAAGLPLLLIDRDVGVTLKRIYANVPWWQRFSLFTGLLGSVMSRQEVSAADIERLKEGDVLESTFNEFAEQSETLYVPLISERDRYMTLRLGEESPPGRYRHVLVVIGAGHLKGMAEHLHTPLPAEPRTERETLEASPPPSKLWKILPWAITALVLIGFGIGFSRNTDLGWQLVIEWFLINGVLSAAGTIIALAHPITVVATFFAAPLTSLNPTIGAGFVAAGVELFMRKPKVSDFSQLRHDVISPRGWWRNRVSRTLLVFMLATAGSAIGTWVAGFRIAGALLGN
- a CDS encoding TRAP transporter substrate-binding protein encodes the protein MSLSRRKFLATAAVSSTAGLIMGAPAIARAQSSETFQWRMTNAYGPGSPFYVEGPGSPTDIIRKINAMSGGRLNIQHFAAGELIPAFEGFEAVQSGTIEMNAANSYFWSGTTFAAQYFTTVPFGMSYMGHMAWLYHGGGLELWQEVYEPYGLMALPMNNTGVQMTGWFREPIEDVSQLNGLRMRIPGLAGQVYAALGVDARVLPGGEIFPALERGVIDAAEFVGPYQDRRLGLQNAARYYHTTGWHEPATTGELLISKRHWDALPEDLQMIVRSACQAACLESLTWSEAVNGEALTDLVENHGVTATVLPEPVVAALREATLDTLATQANADPLVRKVHDSYMTFKANHDRWAAVSEGPWHKDILGV